Proteins found in one Pseudomonas marvdashtae genomic segment:
- a CDS encoding GntR family transcriptional regulator, with the protein MQFAPAYVDRQPLTAEEEAYNFLLDAICGGRFRKGDRLIAEDIAGEIGMSRMPVREAFRRLDAQGLVTLRPNRGAIVSGLDLDDLYEVFEMRSALEGLAVRVAVSRIGERQLAALERLLDEMDDYRDESAAWVRRHRAFHEYLCGLSGRPRLMKQISALYSLVEAPMRLWLQHSEKPLSAREEHAVILDAIRAGDAARAEAVVREHIESTVPLLIRFLQLEK; encoded by the coding sequence ATGCAATTTGCCCCCGCTTACGTTGACCGCCAGCCTCTCACTGCGGAAGAGGAGGCCTACAACTTCCTCCTCGATGCCATCTGCGGCGGCCGTTTCCGCAAGGGCGATCGCCTGATTGCCGAGGATATCGCCGGCGAGATCGGCATGAGCCGCATGCCGGTGCGCGAGGCATTCCGCCGCCTGGATGCCCAGGGCCTGGTAACGCTGCGGCCCAATCGCGGTGCCATCGTCAGCGGTCTGGATCTCGATGATCTGTACGAGGTGTTCGAGATGCGTAGCGCGCTTGAAGGCTTGGCGGTGCGCGTCGCGGTCAGCCGCATCGGTGAGCGCCAGTTGGCGGCGCTGGAGCGGTTGCTGGACGAGATGGATGACTACCGCGACGAGAGCGCCGCGTGGGTCCGTCGCCACCGCGCCTTTCACGAATACCTGTGCGGGCTCAGCGGCCGGCCACGCTTGATGAAGCAAATTTCAGCGTTGTATTCGCTGGTGGAAGCCCCCATGCGTTTGTGGCTGCAGCACAGCGAAAAACCCCTCAGCGCGCGCGAGGAACACGCGGTGATCCTCGACGCAATTCGCGCCGGGGACGCCGCCCGCGCCGAAGCCGTGGTGCGCGAACACATCGAAAGCACCGTGCCGCTACTGATTCGATTTCTGCAACTGGAAAAATAA
- a CDS encoding ABC transporter substrate-binding protein: MHKQHRALLVAVTLGFCTQWAFAAPQVPERLQKVDKLTYCSGMDSPPLVSFDESQKPRGLTVDLGLEIAKRLGNKTVQWRVIPFSGLVPALLAQQCDMIVDQLFDKPERRQVIDIVNYMYSSQAVVVPKGNPKGIKTLDDLSTHKVAVLNGSTIKTLLDTQNESLAKAGKPPMKLVVYNTDTDAFQALRISQVDAYGTTVETAGYYAAMAPELFQEGVPAFSRILTGLGMRKDDPQLTVAVQQIISDMRSDGSYVQLLNKWHVSSDTLD; encoded by the coding sequence ATGCATAAACAACACCGCGCCTTGCTGGTGGCTGTCACCCTGGGTTTCTGTACACAATGGGCGTTTGCCGCGCCCCAGGTGCCGGAGCGCCTGCAAAAGGTCGATAAACTCACCTACTGCTCGGGAATGGATTCACCGCCCCTGGTGTCCTTCGACGAGTCCCAGAAACCGCGTGGGCTCACCGTCGACCTGGGCCTGGAAATCGCCAAGCGCCTGGGCAATAAAACCGTGCAATGGCGGGTCATTCCGTTTTCCGGCCTGGTGCCGGCGCTGCTCGCCCAGCAGTGCGACATGATCGTCGACCAGCTGTTCGACAAGCCCGAGCGCCGCCAAGTGATCGACATCGTCAACTACATGTACTCCAGTCAGGCGGTGGTGGTACCCAAGGGCAACCCCAAGGGCATCAAGACCCTGGATGACCTGTCCACGCACAAGGTCGCCGTGCTCAACGGCTCCACCATCAAGACCCTGCTCGACACCCAGAACGAGAGCCTCGCCAAGGCCGGCAAGCCCCCGATGAAACTGGTGGTGTACAACACCGACACCGATGCCTTCCAGGCCCTGCGCATCAGCCAGGTCGACGCCTATGGCACCACCGTGGAAACCGCTGGCTACTACGCCGCGATGGCCCCGGAGCTGTTCCAGGAAGGCGTGCCCGCGTTCAGCCGCATCCTCACCGGCCTGGGCATGCGCAAGGACGACCCGCAACTGACCGTTGCCGTGCAGCAGATCATCAGCGACATGCGTAGCGACGGCAGCTATGTGCAATTGCTCAACAAATGGCATGTCAGCAGCGACACACTCGACTGA
- a CDS encoding amino acid ABC transporter permease, which translates to MNFNWDVFWQYLLQPSGVYLTGLWLTCLISVLAMLLGCALGLAAALLRLSKNPLLHLPVRFYVWLMRGTPLLVQIVFLYTALAAGGIFRFEDIELFGLIIPGNIQAAIIALGLNEGAYMAEIIRAGIGAVDKGQYEAGRSLGMGFGKLMRRIVLPQAFRVIVPPLGNEFNVMLKNTTLVSVIGVQELLLSTQMVTSATFRVFELYLVVAIYFLTLTTLWGFFQRWLEHRFGQSDRPSAPPPAASRMFGRSTLKLLRGR; encoded by the coding sequence ATGAATTTCAATTGGGATGTGTTCTGGCAATACCTGCTGCAGCCCAGTGGGGTCTACCTCACCGGGCTGTGGCTGACTTGCCTGATCAGCGTGCTGGCGATGCTGCTCGGCTGTGCGCTGGGCCTGGCGGCGGCGCTGTTGCGCCTGTCGAAGAACCCGCTGCTGCATCTGCCGGTGCGCTTTTACGTGTGGTTGATGCGCGGCACGCCGTTGCTGGTGCAGATCGTGTTTCTGTACACCGCACTGGCAGCGGGCGGGATCTTCCGCTTCGAGGACATCGAGCTGTTCGGGCTGATCATCCCCGGCAACATCCAGGCGGCGATCATCGCCCTGGGCCTGAATGAAGGCGCGTACATGGCCGAAATCATCCGCGCCGGCATCGGCGCGGTGGACAAGGGCCAGTACGAGGCCGGACGTTCCCTGGGCATGGGGTTCGGCAAGTTGATGCGGCGCATTGTGCTGCCCCAGGCGTTCCGGGTGATCGTGCCGCCGCTGGGCAATGAGTTCAATGTGATGCTCAAGAACACCACGCTGGTGAGTGTGATCGGCGTGCAGGAGCTGTTGCTCAGCACGCAGATGGTGACCTCGGCGACGTTTCGCGTATTCGAGTTGTACTTGGTCGTCGCCATTTACTTCCTGACCTTGACCACCCTGTGGGGCTTTTTCCAACGCTGGCTCGAACACCGCTTCGGCCAGTCCGATCGGCCTTCGGCGCCACCTCCGGCCGCCAGCCGCATGTTCGGTCGCAGCACCCTGAAACTGCTGAGGGGACGTTAA